GTCCCGCTCGGCCTCGGCGCGCAGCAGCGCGGCGCGAGCGGTCTGGAAGGCGGCGTCCGAGGCGTTGCCGGTGCGGTTCAGCTGTTCTTGGCGATCGAAGGCGGCCTCGGCCTCGGCCAGCGTCGCCTCGGCGGCGGCCAGGTCGGCCTGCTGCGCGCGGTCGTCAAGTTCCAGCAGCACGGCGCCCTGCTCGACGCGGGCGCCGGGACGAAATCCGATACGGGTGATGCGGCCGCTGGCCTCGGGCATCAGGTCGACCGCGCGCCGGGCGCGGGCGGTGCCCACGGCGCGGACGCTGTCGACGAATCGCTCCAGCCGCACCGGCACCGTCTCGACCGGGACCGGCGCGCGGACGCCGTCGCCGCCGCGCACCTGCGTGTCGGGGGCGGCCAGAAGCCGGTCGGACAGGGTCAGACCCAGCACACCGGCACCGATGATGACGATGGCCCCGATGACCGCCTTGAGAAAGCGCATGGTCGAAGACCTCCGGTGGGGTGGCGGAAATCGACCCGCGCGGGCTTGCCGAATTCCATGGCTGCGGGCAGATTGCCCGATCGGGCGCGGGCCGCAACTGATAATCCCGTGTGGCCCGACCCTTGCGGCCCCTGTGCCGCGCTGCCGGGCAGCTATGCCCGACCTGTCGAAAGGACCGCCCGTGGGCACGCAAGACGATCTGACCCTGGCCATCGCCGCCGCCCGCGAGGCCGGAGAGGGGCTGCGCGCCGCATGGGCCGACCGCGGCGCGCTCCGGATCGACGCCAAGCGGCAGGGCGACTTCGTGTCGCAGGCCGACCTTGGTGCCGAGGCGCTGCTGCGCGACCGGCTGCTGGGCCCCTCCCCGACCGACGGTTGGCTGGGCGAGGAGACCGAAGCCCGCCCCGGCGCGCGGCGCTGGATCGTCGATCCGCTGGACGGCACCACGAATTTCCTGCGCGGCATCGCGCATTGGGCGGTGTCCATCGCGCTGGAGGAGGACGGGCGGCTGGTGCTGGGCGTCGTCCACGACCCCTTGAAGGACGAGACCTTCAGCGCCCGGATCGGCGGCGGGCTGCATCTGAACGGCGTGCCCCTGACCCCTGCCCCGCCGCCGGGCTTCGATGCGGCGCTTTATGGCACCGGCCTTCCCTTCGGCGACATGCCCCATATCGACGATCATGCCGGCGATCTGACGCGGATCCTGCCGCAATCGGCGGGGGTGCGGCGGATGGGGGCTGCGGCGCTGGATCTGGCCTATGTCGCGGCGGGACGGCTGGACGGGTTCTGGGAACGCCGCCTGCGCCCCTGGGACATCGCCGCGGGCCTTGTGCTGCTGCGAGAGGCGGGTGCCCGGGTCGAGGGCTGGACCCCGGCCGAACGCCCCGAGGACAGCGGCACCGTCATCGCGGCCAGCCCGGCCCTGTTCGACGCCTTCGCCACAGCCCTGCGCGCGCCTGTTCAGGTCAGCCGCGCGTAAAGGTCGCCCGAGCCCCCCTGGGCGTCCAGCCCGCGCAGCCAGTCCCGCGCGGCCTCGGGGCCCCGCCACTCCGCCCAGAGGAACTGCCCCTCCTCGCCCGCGACCGGGTTGAAGCTGTAGCGGCCCAGCCCCTCCAGCCGGTCGATCACCGCCAGCGTGCGGTCGATGAAGGCCGGCAGGTACTCCACCGACAACAGCGGCAGCGGCTGGCCCAGGCCTGCCAGCACGTCCAGTTCGAACCCCTCGACGTCGATCTTGACGAAATCGGGCAGGCCGTGATCGGCGATCAGCCGGTCCATCGTGGTCACCTGCACCTCCTGGCTGCTGTCCCACCGCACATGGCCGAAGCCCGGCTTGGAGGCTGCCTCGCCGGTGAAGCTGGTGCTGAGCGAGGACACCGTGGGATGCAGCGAGGAGACCGACATCCGCGCCACCGTCTCGGACGGGCCCACGGCCTTTTCCACCAGGATGATGTCGCGCGGCAGGCTGCGGCGCAGGAAGCCCGCGAAGGGCTGCTGCGGCTCGCAGGCCACCACGCGGGCGCCCGCAGCCCGCATCGCCCGCGCCCGGCTGCCGACATGGGCGCCGATGTCGAAGGCCAGCGCGCCGGGCGCCAGGATCCCCGCGTAGAAGGCGTGCAGCTGCCGGCGCCGCCACGGATTGTAGTAGATGGCCAGCGACCGGATCAGCCCCAGAGTGGCGCGCAACTGCATGGGGAAACCTCCGTTGAACCCGAACGCAAGACTATGGCATGCCGAGACGCGACGTCCAGATGACAATGAGGTCGCTGCGGGACCATTGAAATCATTGCGACATCGTGCCACGGCCCTGCAACCTTTCAGGAACTGTTACGTGACTGCCAACGTTGGAACATTTACAAAAGTCCAGTTTGTGGGCCGAAGGTTGACCTATGAAAGCATTTCCGCCCGCCTCTCCCATGACCGCCTTGGGCGGGGATCCTCTGGCCCTTCGCTTGTCGGAACGCGTGGCCCGGATGGTCTCGGACCTGCGGCTTGGCCTGCCGGTCGTGCTGACCGGCGCCGAGGGTCCCGCGATGGTCTATCCCGTCGAGACACTCTCCCCCGAACGCTTTGCCGAGCGTGGTGACGACTGCCAGCTGGTCGTGACCTCGCGTCGGGCCGAGGCGCTGCGCCATCGCCCTCACGAGGGCGAGGTGGCGCTGCTGCCCGTGCCGCCCGGCGCCCGTCTGGAATGGATCCAGGCGCTGGCCGATCCCTCGCACGGCATGCCCCCCTCCGGTGCCCTGCCGCAGGCGTCGCAGCGTGCGCCCGACATGCTGCACCGCGCCGCGATCCGGTTGGTCAAGGCGGCCGAGCTGCTGCCCGCCGCACTGGTCGCCACCGGCCCCGACGTCATCGCCACCGCCCTGCGCCATGACCTGTGCATCCTGCCCGCCGCCGATGCGCTGACGCAGCTGCAACTGCCGCGCGATCCGCGCCCGATCTCGAACGCCCGCGTGCCGATGCTGGCGGCGCGCAACGGGCGCCTGCATGTCTTCCGTGCCCCCGATGGCGGGGCCGAGCATTACGTGGTCGAGGTCGGCCAGCCCGACCGCGCCAGCCCCGTGCTGGTTCGCCTGCATTCCGCCTGCTTCACCGGCGACGTGCTGGGGTCGCTGAAATGCGACTGCGGCCCGCAACTGCAGGCCGCCCTGGCCGCGATGGAGGCCGAGGGCGCGGGCATCCTTCTGTATCTGAACCAAGAGGGGCGCGGCATCGGGCTTGCCAACAAGATGCGCGCCTACAGCCTGCAGGATCAGGGCTTGGACACGGTCGAGGCGAACCACCGCCTTGGCTTCGAGGATGACGAGCGCGATTTCCGCACCGGCGCCGCCCTGCTGCGGCAGATGGGGATCGGCCAGGTCCGGCTGATGACCAACAACCCCGCCAAGATCGCCCGGCTGGCCGACGAGGGCATCGTGGTGGCCGAGCGCGTGCCGCTGAAGATCGGGCGCGGCCCCGACAACACCCGCTATCTGGACACCAAGGCCCGCAAGTCCGGGCACTTGCTCGCATGAGCGCCCCCGCCCTGTGGTGCACCGGGCCGGGCGAGGTCCAGACCCGCCCCGGCGCGATGGGCGAGGGCGTGCATGTCCGCACGCTGTTCTCCGGCATCAGCCGGGGGACAGAACGGCTGGTCCTGTCGGGCCGCGTTCCCGCCAGCGAACATGACCGCATGCGCGCGCCCTATCAGGAGGGGGATTTCCCCTTCCCGGTGAAATACGGCTATGCCGCCGTGGGTCTTGTCACCGAGGGCGCGCTGCAGGGGCGGCATGTCTTCGCCCTTCATCCCCACCAGACCGAATTCCGCCTGCCCGAGGCGGCGCTGACCCCGCTGCCGCAGGCGCTGGCCCCTGAACGGGCCGTACTGGCGGCGAACATGGAAACCGCGCTGACCATCCTGTGGGACAGCGGCGCAGGTGCGGGCGACCGGATCGCCGTGATCGGCGGCGGGCTGGTGGGCTTGCTGGTCGCCAGCCTGGCCGCCCGCCTGCCCGGCGCAAATGTCACTGTCATTGATCCGCAGACCGACCGCGCCCCGCTGGCGCAGGCCTTGGGCTGCGCCCATGCCGCACCCGAGGATGCGCCCGAAGATCAGGACGTCGTCATCCACACCAGCGCGACCGAGGCCGGGCTGACCCTGGCCCTGTCGCTGGCCGGGTCGCAGGCCCAGATCACCGAGGCCAGCTGGCATGGCGCGGCCCAGATCGCGCTGCCCCTGGGCGGGGCCTTCCACAGCCGCCGCTTGAAGATCGTCAGCTCTCAGGTGGGGACCATCCCGCCCGACCGCGCGCCCCGCTGGACCTATCGCCGCCGCCTGGCGGTGGCGCTGGACCTGCTGGCGGATGACCGGCTGGACGCGCTGATCTCGGGCGAGAGCGATTTTACCGACCTGCCCGCCGCCTATCCCGGCATCCTCGCCGATCCTGGCACGCTGTGCCACCGTATCCGTTACTGACCTTATCAGGAGTCCCCATGTTCGCCGTCGAAGTCCGAGACCATATCATGATCGCCCATTCCTTCCCCTCGCCCACCTTCGGGCCCGCGCAGGGGATGCACGGCGCGACCTTCACGGTCGACGCCGCCTTCTTCGCCGAAGAGATGGACCATGAGAGCCTGGTCGTCGATATCGGTCTGGCCACCGAGGCGCTGGCCGAGACGCTGGCTCCACTTCGCTACAAGAACCTCGACGAGATCCCTGAATTCGCGGGAAAAATGACCACGACCGAATTCCTGTGCAAGCATATCTTCGACCGGATGGCCGAGAAGGTGCGCGCGGGTGGGCTGTCCGATGGCGGGCGCGTGAAGAAGCTGCGCATCCTTCTGCACGAAAGCCACATGGCCCGCGCCTGGTTCGAGGGGGACCTCTAGTCATGGGCTTTTCCGCCGACTGGCTGGCGCTGCGCGAACCCGCCGACATCGCCGCCCGCGATGCCGGGCTGCTGGCGGGTGCCGTCGCGGCGGCCGGGGCGGATCCGGTGATCCTGGATCTGGGTTGCGGCACGGGATCGACTCTGCGCACGCTGGCCCCGCACCTGCCCGCCCATGCGCGCTGGCATCTGGTCGACAACGACCCTGCCTTGCTGGAGCGGGCCGCGACCGAAGCGCCGGGCCGGGCTGACACCCATGCGCTGGACCTGCGCGATCTGGACGCCCTGCTGTTCGAGGGGGTGACGCTGGTCACCGCCTCGGCGCTGCTGGACCTGATGCCCGCCCCCTGGATCGCGGCGCTGGCCGCGCATCTGGCCAAGGCCGGCCTGCCCTTCTATGGCGCGCTGTCCTATGACGGCGTGATGACCTGGGATCCGGCCTTTCCCGAGGACGCCCAGATCACCCGCGCCTTCAACGACCACCAGCGCGGGGACAAGGGCCTGGGCCCCGCGCTTGGCCCCGATGCCGCCACCCGCGCCGCCGCGATCTTCGCCGCCGCAGGCTTTCGCGTGACCGAGGGCGACAGCCCGTGGCGCCTGGATGCCGACACTGCCCCCCTGCAGCGCGCGCTGCTGGAGGGGATCGCCGGCGCCGCCGCCGAGATGGGCGCGACAGGTGCCGCCGCATGGGGCGACCGCCGCGCCGCCGCTGCCGAGGGCAGCCTGTGCGTCATCGGCCATCGCGATCTGCTGGCGCTGCCCGCGCGGCAGACCTGACCGGACCAGAGAGGAGAGGAGCCATGCAGGTCGTCGACGTCACCCCCCGGGTCTGGGACCGCATCCTGTCGGTCCGCAACGGCATGGCCTGCGCCTGCTGCGGGCGCTTCTCGCCCGGCGAGCGCGCCGCGCTGGACCTCTACGGTCCGGTGGCGCGGCGCGATCTGGGGGCGGTGACGCTGGCGCAGATCGGGCAGTCGCTGGACGGGCGCGTGGCCACCGCCTCGGGCGATGCGCGCGACGTGTCGGGCCCCGAGGGGCTGGCGCATCTGCACCGGCTGCGCGCGCTGGTCGACGGCGTGGTGATCGGCGTCAGGACGGCGCTGCACGACCAGCCCCGCCTGACGGTGCGGCTGTGCAGCGGCGCCAACCCCGCGCGCATTGTCATCGATCCGCGCGGACGCCTGCCCGACGACGCGCTGGTGCTGGCGGCGGACGGCGCGCGCCGCATCGTCGTGACCGGCACCGACCGCCCCCGCGCCCCGGGCATCGAGATCCTGCGCCTGCCTAGCCCCGATGGACGGCTGGACCCCGCGCAGATCCTGGAGGGCCTGCGCGGCATGGGGCTGGGATCGCTGCTGATCGAGGGCGGCGGGCTGACCATCACCGGGTTCCTCGAGGCCGGGCTCTTGGACCGGCTGCAGGTCTCGGTCGCGCCGCTGATCATCGGGGCGGGACCGCAGGGCCTGACCAGCCTGTCCCCCGTGGACCGGCTGAAGGACGCGCTGCGCCCCGAGATGCGGGTCTTCGGCATGGGCACGGACATCGTCTTCGACTGCGCGCTTGGGGACCGGGCCAGCCACGCGGCGCTGCCGCTGCATGATGCGGCGCCGCTGGCGCAGGTCACCGCTGCGAACTAGGGCCGCGACCTCAGGCCGGATCGAAGGACCAGCGCCCTTCGCCCAGGGCGGGGGCGGCGCCGTCGGCCACGGTCGGGCTGCGCGACAGGGTGATCGGCGTGCGCAGCCCCGCAATCCCCTCGGGCGCCACGACCATGCCTCGCGCCCCTGCCTGCGGATCGGACAGCGCCTCTGACACCCGGTTGATCGGCCCCGCCGGCACCCCCGCCTGCGTCAGCGCCGCGATCAGGTCGCCGCGGCTGCGTCGGGCCGTGGCCTCGGCTAGGGTCGCGCACAGCGCCTCGCGCCCCGCCACGCGCAGGGCATTGGTGGCCAGCGCCGGATCCTGCGCCAGATCGGGAAGGTCCAGCGCCAGGCACAGCGACCGGAACTGGCGGTCATTGCCGCAGGCGACGATCAGATGCCCGTCCGACGCCGGAAAGACCTGATAGGGCACGATATTGGGATGGGCATTGCCAAGCCGCGCGGGCTCGACCCCGCCCAGCAGGTGATTGGCCGCCTGATTGGCCAGCACGCCAATCGCGCAGTCGAACAGCGCCAGATCGACCTGCTGCCCCCGCCCCGACCGCACCCGTTCCGCCAGCGCCGCCTGGATGCCGATCACGCCGTAAAGCCCGGTGAAGACGTCGATCCAGGCCACGCCGACCTTCTGCGGCTCGCCCGCAGGATCGCCGGTCAGCTCCATGATCCCGCCCATGCCCTGGATCAGGAAATCATAGCCCGGCTGTCGGGCGCGCGGCCCGGTCTGCCCGAAGCCCGTGACCGAGGCATAGACCAGCCCCGGATTGCGCGCCGAGACGCTGGCATAATCCAGCCCAAACCGCGCCAGCCCGCCTTGCTTGAAGTTCTCGATCACCACGTCGGCGCCGTCGATCAGGTCCCGCAGCCGCGCCAGATCGCCCGCATCGTTGAAGTCGCAGGTGACGCTGGTCTTGCCGCGATTGGTGGCGTGGAAATAGGCCGCGACCGTCTCCACCGTGCCGTCCGCGCGGGGGCGGTCGATGAACGGAGGCCCCCACCGGCGGGTGTCGTCGCCCTCGGGCGCCTCGACCTTGATGACCTGCGCCCCCAGATCGGCCAGGGTCTGGCCGATCCAGGGACCGGCCAGGATGCGGGCCAGCTCGACGACCTTGAGGCCCGCCAGAGGCCCCTCAGCCAAAGGCCGCCAGCCCGGTCTGCGCCCGACCCAGGATCAGGGCATGCACGTCATGGGTGCCCTCGTAGGTGTTCACGGTCTCCAGGTTCTGCGAATGCCGCATCACATGGTATTCGATCTGGATGCCGTTGCCGCCATGCATGTCGCGGGCCATCCGCGCGATGTCCAGCGCCTTGCCGCAATTGTTGCGCTTGATCAGCGAGATCATCTCGGGCGCGAAGCGGCCCTCGTCCATCAGCCGACCCACGCGCAGGGACGCCTGCAGGCCCAAGGCGATCTCGGTCTGCATGTCGGCCAGCTTCTTCTGGTAGAGCTGCGTGGCGGCCAGCGGACGGTTGAACTGCTTGCGGTCCATGCCATAGCGATGCGCGCGGAACCAGCAATCCTCGGCCGCCCCCATCACGCCCCAGCTGATGCCATAGCGCGCGCGGTTGAGGCAGCCGAAGGGCCCGCTCATGCCGCTGACATTGGGCAGCAGGGCATCCTCGCCGACCTCGACATTCTCCATCACGATCTCGCCGGTGATCGAGGCACGCAGGGACAGCTTGCCGCCGATCTTGGGCGCCGACAGGCCCTTCATGCCCTTTTCCAGCACGAAGCCGCGGATCTTGCCGCCATGCGCGTCCGACTTGGCCCAGATCACGAAGACATCCGCGATCGGGCTGTTCGAGATCCACATCTTGGCACCGTTCAGCACATAGCCGCCCTCGGTCTTGACGGCGCGGGTCTTCATGCCGGCGGGGTCGGACCCGGCATCGGGCTCGGTCAGGCCGAAGCAGCCGATCCATTCGCCCGAGGCCAGCTTGGGCAGGTATTTCATCCGCTGTTCCTCGGATCCGTAGGCATGGATCGGGAACATCACCAGGCTCGACTGCACCGACATCATGCTGCGATAGCCGCTGTCGATCCGCTCGACCTCGCGCGCGACCAGACCATAGGCCACGTAGGACGCGCCCACCCCGCCGTATTCCTCAGGGATGGTGACGCCCAGCAACCCGCTGGCGCCCATCTCGGCAAAGATCTCGGGGTCGGTCTGCTCGTTCAGATAGGCCGCCTGCACGCGCGGGGCCAGCTTGTCGGCGGCGAAGGAGGCGGCGGTCTCGCGGATCATCCGCTCGTCCTCTTCCAGCTGGTCGTCCAGCAAGAACGGATCCTCCCAGGCAAAGGTGGTGCCCTTGTGGTCCACGGTGGTCTTGTCCAGCATGATGGCGCCTTCCTGCATCGGGTGACTGTTCGGCACAGCCTATCCGATCCGGCGCCCCCCGAAAAACCCTATTTCCTCATGGCATCATGCATTCTATGAATGATCGTATGCGCCAACGCCGGTTTCTGCCCTCGCTGTCCCAGCTGATCGCCTTCGAGGCGGTGATGCGCCACGCCTCGGTCACGGCGGCGGCGGACGAGCTGCACCTGACGCAAAGCACCGTCAGCCGGCTGGTCGCCTCGCTGGAGCGGCAGCTGGGCAAGCCGCTGTTCACCCGCGACCGCAAGCGCCTGACCCCCACGGCCGAGGCGGCGGTCTATGCGGCCTCGGTCACGCAAGGGCTGGACCTGATCCAGCGCGCCAGCATGGGGCTGATCGCCAATCCCGGCGGGGGCGTGCTGTCGCTGTCGGTGCTGCCCACCTTCGCCACGCGCTGGCTGGCGCCGCGCATCGGGCAGTTCCTGGCGGACAATCCGGGCATCTCGATCAACCTGTCGACCAAGATCCAGCGCTTCAGCTTTGCCAGCGAAGCCTTTGATGCGGTGATTTATTTCGGCCAGCCCGACTGGCCGGACGCGCATCACGTCAAGCTGTTCGACGAACGGCTGACCGCCTGCGCCTCGCCCGCCTTCCTGGCCCGGCACCAGATCGCCGCCCCCGCCGACATGGCCGGGCTTGCGATGCTGCAGCTGGAGACGCGCCCCTCGGGCTGGCAGGCCTGGGTCGCGGCGCAGGGCGGCGCGGACGTGGCGGTGTCGGGGATGGTGATGGACCAGTTCTCGATGATGATCCAGGCGGCGATCTCGGGCCTGGGGGTGGCGCTGCTGCCCAGCTATCTGGCGCAGCCCGAGATCGACGAGGGGCGGCTGGTCCCGATCCTGCGCCCCGCCGTCCCGGGCGAGGGCGCCTATTGGCTGGCCTGGCCCGACCGGCGGCAGGGCGACCCGGCCTTTACCCGCTTCCGCGCCTGGATCGAGGCGCAGGTCGCGCAGGACTGACGCCTCACACCGCTTCGATGCGCACCTGCGCCCGCGCGCCGCCCAGGCTCTCGAAGGCCCGCTGGCGGCAGGTCAGGACCAGCACCTGCTGGTCGGCGGCCACCCGGTGCAGGGCGGTGAACATCGCCTCGATCCGGTCGTCGTCGGTATGGACCAGCGCGTCGTCCAGGATCACCGGCACCGGTCGACCCGCCTGCGCGAACAGCCGCGCGAAGGCCAGCCGGGTCAGGATCGCCACCTGCTCGCGCGTGCCGCCCGACAGGATGTCCAGCGTCTCGGCCTGGCCGTCGCGGGTCATCGCATGGGGCAGCAGGCTGTCATCGTCGATCTGCAGCGCCGCACCCGGATGCAGGATCGCCAGCAGCGGCTGCAATTCGCGCAGCACGGGCCGGAAATAGGCGTCGCGCTGGCGGCTGCGGGCCTGGTCCAGCGCCGTACGCAGGCGGGTCAGCGCCGCCATCTCGGCCTCGAAGCGCGCGGCCCGGGCCTGGGCCGTGATGCGGCGGCCGGTCACGTCGTCGCGCAGCTCCTCGATGCCCTCCTCGGCCAGGATCTCGATGCGCATGTTCAGCGCGGCCAGCTCCTCGCGCAGCCCCTCCAGATCCCGGCGGGCCTGCTCGGCGGCGCTGGCGGCGCGGGTCAGGGCGGCCTCGGCGGTGGTCAGGTCGGGGGCCGAGGCCGCCAGGTCCTGCACCTGAAGGGCCGCCGCCGCGTGGCGGGCGGACAGGCCGGGCAGGTCAGCCTGCAGCGCCTGCAGCCGGGCGGCCAGATCCTCGGGCGCGCCCGCCTCGTCCTGCATCTCGGCCAGCGCCCGCTCGGCGGATCGGCGTTCGCCCTCGCCATCGGCACGGGCCTCTCCGGCGGCGATGGCGGCCTCGTGGGCGCCGCGCGCGGTGGCCTGCGCCTCGGCTTCGGCGGCCTCGGTGGCGGCCAGCTCGCGTTCCAGCGGCGCAGGGTCCTCGGCCTCCGCGGGGGCGCTGTCGGCCTCGGCCAAAGCGGTGGCGCAGGCGGTGCGCAGCGTCTCCAACCCCTCGGGGGCCAGCCCCTCCAGCGTCTGCGCGCCCTGCCGGGTGGCGTCGTCCAGCCGTTGTGCCAAGGCCAGCTGGCGCCGCGCCTCGGGCAGGTCCGCCGCCCCGCACTGGGCCAGCGCCCGGTCCAGCGCGTCCTGCGCCTGCGCCACGGCGGCAACCGCCCCCTGCCCCAGGCCGGGATCCACGATCAGCACGCCGAAGCCCGGCAGGTCCAGCCGCGTCCGCGCCATCACCGGCACCATCCCGGGCCCGAGCGGCGCGCCATCGGGCCAGGTCGCCGGGGGACCGTCCGGCAGCGCCTCGATGCAGACCGCCTGCGCCTCGGCCCGGGCCTGCGCGCGGTCCAGCGCCGTCTGCGCGGCCTCCAGCGCCGCCATCGCCTTGGGGGTGACGGTCAGGCGCGCACGTTCCGCGCGGTCCGCCTGCATCTGCGCCTGCAGGGCCTCGGCCCGCTCCAGGCTGCGGGTCAGGTCGGCGGCGCGGGACCGGGCGGCCTGGGCCAGCCGAGCGCGCTGCGCCACGGCCAGACGCGCCCGGCTGGCACGCGTGGCCTGGGCCGCGGCCTGCAGATCCGCGGCGGCGCGGCGGTCGCGCTGCGCCAGATCCTCGGCGCGCGCCTGCAGGGAGGCGGCGCGGGCCTCGGCCTCGGCCCGGGCCGCGCGGGCCTGATCCAGGCGCAGGGTCAGCTGCTGCACCTGATCGATGCGCGCCCGCGCGCCCGCCTCGTCCAGTTGCGCCAGCTTCAGGTCGCGCTCGGCCTGCTGGGTACGGTCGGCATGGGCACGGGCGGCCTGATGGGCGGCCTGTGCCTCGGCCAGCGCCTGCGCCCGCAGCCGGGCCGCCTGCGGATCGGACAGCCGCGCCAGACGCCGCTGCACCTCGGCCCGGCGCGTCAGGTCGCCCGACAGGCGCTGCGCCTTGTCCTGCGCCTCGGCCTCGGCCTGTGCCAGCGTCGCCGCCTCCTCGATGGCGCGGGCCCATTCGCCGCCCGCCCGGGGCCGGCCCGTGGCGGTGGCCAGCCGCGCCATCTCGTCCGTGACGCGCGCCAGCACCAGATCCATGCGCCGCCCCCCGGTCATCATGTCGATCTCTCCAGC
Above is a window of Paracoccus liaowanqingii DNA encoding:
- a CDS encoding AAA family ATPase, giving the protein MKLRGIELTNVRRFAGRRAILSDLGDGVTVLSEPNEFGKSTFFDALHALFFERHRSSRAPVKALQPHAGGAPEISAEIELPEGRFRLHKRFLSRPQARVTDAEGRLIAQEDEAEAWIDRLMGGDLAGPSGLLWVRQGLLGLEPEGASADERRERERGLGARRELLSSVAGEIDMMTGGRRMDLVLARVTDEMARLATATGRPRAGGEWARAIEEAATLAQAEAEAQDKAQRLSGDLTRRAEVQRRLARLSDPQAARLRAQALAEAQAAHQAARAHADRTQQAERDLKLAQLDEAGARARIDQVQQLTLRLDQARAARAEAEARAASLQARAEDLAQRDRRAAADLQAAAQATRASRARLAVAQRARLAQAARSRAADLTRSLERAEALQAQMQADRAERARLTVTPKAMAALEAAQTALDRAQARAEAQAVCIEALPDGPPATWPDGAPLGPGMVPVMARTRLDLPGFGVLIVDPGLGQGAVAAVAQAQDALDRALAQCGAADLPEARRQLALAQRLDDATRQGAQTLEGLAPEGLETLRTACATALAEADSAPAEAEDPAPLERELAATEAAEAEAQATARGAHEAAIAAGEARADGEGERRSAERALAEMQDEAGAPEDLAARLQALQADLPGLSARHAAAALQVQDLAASAPDLTTAEAALTRAASAAEQARRDLEGLREELAALNMRIEILAEEGIEELRDDVTGRRITAQARAARFEAEMAALTRLRTALDQARSRQRDAYFRPVLRELQPLLAILHPGAALQIDDDSLLPHAMTRDGQAETLDILSGGTREQVAILTRLAFARLFAQAGRPVPVILDDALVHTDDDRIEAMFTALHRVAADQQVLVLTCRQRAFESLGGARAQVRIEAV